The Gossypium hirsutum isolate 1008001.06 chromosome D06, Gossypium_hirsutum_v2.1, whole genome shotgun sequence genome contains the following window.
TGTACTGCTTCACAGAATCTCACTATGTTAATTTGAACTTATGAAATTATACGTTTTCACAGGGTAAAGGGTTTTGACTCGAAAATGGAGTGGAGGGACCAAGCAGACACTGCTAGTCATGGGAAGGGCATGGATGTCGTTTAGGATATAGAGGGGCTCTCATTTAAAGGCCACGCCTTGGGGGTTTAGTCGAAgtcattaaaaaaatagatttaaattcAATGTTTTAAATAAGATTGTAAGACAGTATCTTTTAGATGTTGTGTAGGACAATATAGTTTAAGGTGTAAATGAAATGTTTGAGAAAGTAAAAAGATTTGTTTTAGAAATATCATCAAGTCATTCGGGTCTTTGTATCATCAGGTACTCAGACCTAGTAATCGGGTCGGGCCTAGGGTGTTAGAAGAACTGAAACATGAGATTGTTGCACTAGAAATCGAGTTTGGTAAGACAAAATCAAAGCTATATGAACTAGAGATAAGAAGGATGCAGATGGTGGAAGCTTTGAATTTTTTCTATCATCTCCACCATGAAGAGAAGACACACAAAGTGATCACCGGTGAATTTGATTTTCAACTTTGAGAACTCATCCACCATCACAAGGTCTACCGTGTAAGAAATAATAAGAAGCTGAAATGGTTTCAAAAGATTAAGATGTATTGTTCCTCCATTGATGAATGGAAGGAGTTGTTGGTAGAACTCGTGAAAAGTGTCGAAGAAACTAGCACGATGTTGCGTCCTCAAGAGGATTGATTTTTCAAAGTAAGTATAGTATAATGCACTCTTTTAACTTTTCATCTGAAATATTATGACATCTTTGTTAACATCTTGCTAAGTATTTCTTAATATTTGGAGTCGAATGGCGACTCTCCTTTTCTCAAAGTAGTTAAAGTTGCTTCTGCTTTAGATTTAGATTTAGAACAGGTTCAAATCTCTTGTTTTCTGTTTATTTTTGAAAGTAGTTTTTTATGGACCTAGAAATGGGAAGAGTTTCGAAGTTATCTTTGGTTTGGATATTGTTCTTCCTAATTCCTATATTAAAGCTGAAGAGTtgcaattttgtttttaatttattggtGTGGTTTAGGGCAGAAAATAAGAAGAAATTTAGAGTTAAAAGTGATTGTGATCTAAACATTaccattattaaataatttttgtgATGAATATTTTTACTCTCCCTCAAAGAAATAATCTATCTTCTTCAACAAAAGATGGTCCTAACTAGTGTCTGCAATTCTTGCTGTTAGCGGTAGATGATCAGAACTCAACCCCCCCCCCCCGATTTTGTCATCTCTCTCGCTTAACTCCttcctttttccttttaattttaaataagttGGCTTTTAATCCCAATGTATCTGGCATTGATAGGaagttattttcaaattttgcttTTTCCTACTATTTAAATTCTGGTTTCTTCAAAGTTCATTTCCAATTTCTAGCTTCACACAAATTGTTTTTAAACTCGgcatttgattttgatttctcTACAACTCTAAACAGAACGAATAAAAATGAACAATAACCAAGAGAAGTACCGAGACGGTACAAACATTTTAACTCTATTTTGCGTAATTTATGTTGTTGTTGCACTCTCCTGGAACTGTAAAGTCAGTTTAGGTGTGCAAAAGATATGTGCAAGATGAGTAACGCAATTGGTGTAAGTCTAAAATGAGATTGGAATAAAAAAGTTCTCCTCTCCATGTTTTTAGCATCTACAAATATAAACGATTCGACCAAGTTtctgcaatttaattttatttatttgaaaatttttactcactaaatttctattttaatgaaaaatgagGAAAGAGAAAGTATCTAAAAAGATGGATACGCTGCTCATTTCGTCTActctctcactttctcttttTCATCCATTTCCTACTCACTCTGTCTCCCCCAACTCTGGGCCATGCTAGATCTGCCCcttctttcaatatttgaaaaCCAAGAAgctaattttaatttgaatcatgtTGCGGTACGACTCCACCTCGTCATCAGCGGGAAGTAGCAGTGGCAGCTTAtcatcctcctcctcctcctcctcctcctccaagCCACCGCAGCAAGATATTGATGGTTATAAAGTCCGGTCGTCGGAGCTACGACAAGTAGCTCAGCGACTGGAACGACTCGAAACCGCCATGGGTAATTCGCCTGCAGATTTCTCTCAACTTGCCTCCGATGCTATACTCTATAACCCTTCTGATCTGGCCTGCTGGGTCGACTCGCTGCTAACTGAGTTCGCTGAGCCTCCTCCCACTTGCTCCTCCGACTTCATCGTGGATCCTGTAAACAATCAAACGGTGGTAAACAGCGCGTGGACCGCCGCCGAACCTCATACACCGCAGGTGCACCAGAATATTACTTACGACGAGCAACAGAGTTTGGATAATCAGTTGACGGTTGTCACggccatggaagaagattcgGGTATAAGGCTGGTCCACATGTTGATGACTTGTGCTGAGTGCGTCCAAAGTGGAGATCTCTCATTGGCTACTTCATTGATCGACGACATGCAAGGGTTACTGACTCATGTCAACACCATTTGCGGTATCGGTAAAGTTGCCGGACATTTTATCGACGCTTTAAGCCGACGTATTTTCCAAGGAATGGGCGGTGGCTCTGTCAACGGTGGTTCGGCTTTTGAGAACGAGATTTTGTATCATCATTTTTACGAAGCTTGTCCATACTTGAAATTCGCTCACTTCACGGCCAATCAGGCGATCCTCGAAGCTTTCGACGGTCACGATTGCGTACACGTGGTGGATTTCAATTTGATGCACGGCCTACAATGGCCAGCTTTGATACAAGCCCTGGCTTTACGTCCTGGCGGACCTCCTTTGCTCCGTTTGACTGGCATTGGACCGCCGCCACCAGATGGCCGTGACTCACTTCGCGAGATCGGTTTACGACTCGCTGAGTTGGCTCGGTCCGTCAACGTCCGCTTTGCCTTCCGTGGAGTCGCGGCTTCCAGGCTGGAAGACGTTAAGCCTTGGATGCTTCAGGTGAATCCAAAAGAAGCGGTGGCAGTTAACTCCATCATGCAGCTTCACCGTTTACTCGGATGCGAACAGACCCGGAATTCTCCTATCGACACCGTGTTGAGCTGGATCCGGGGCTTAAACCCGAAAATTATGACAGTGGTGGAACAAGAAGCAAACCACAATCAGCCCGGTTTTCTGGACCGGTTCACGGAAGCTCTTTATTATTATTCAACGATGTTCGATTCTTTAGAAGCTTGCAGGATTCAGCCGGAAAAAGCTTTAGCCGAGATATACATTCAGAGGGAAATAGGGAACGTAGTGAGCTGTGAAGGGTCGGCTCGAGTGGAAAGGCACGAGCCATTGGCTAAATGGAGGAGACGGCTGAGTGGAGCCGGGTTTAGGGCATTGCGTTTGGGGTCCAACGCGTTTAAACAGGCTAGCATGTTACTCACATTGTTCTCGGCGGAAGGGTATTCAGTGGAAGAAAATGAAGGGTGCTTGAGTCTTGGTTGGCATAGCAGCCCTCTCATCGCGGCTTCGGCTTGGCAAGCCGTGCCAGCGTGGGATAATCATATGTCATCTTCATAGTAGGGGCAGGGTAATAGTAACTAAGATCTTGCTGTAAATCCAGAGTAATTTGGTtatcttttgaaatttttatcttttttacctTTCAATGCATTTCACCAAACcattttctataaaattttatttcaggAGAATCTGTTCGTAGCTATTTAGGAATCATTTTTCTCGATCTATCTTTAAATTGGGTAATGCAATTAGTAGCAATGTATTCGGTTTTCGGTTGgattattttagtaataaatcagaataattatttTTTCCGATGTAAATTTTGATCCATATCGATTACATCGGTTGATATATGAATAATGttcaaaatagataaatttaatttttatctataaatttttttattaatcaaatttaataaaacaactttaaaatttataatagaaaattaataaataatgaaaaagtaaagaatttatataaaataattaaaaaactaaatttctaaaaattttgttaacACAACTTTATgtgcattttttattattaaattttcattttatatatttaacaTAGAATGATCttattatagattttttttaaaaataattttgtgggcaattttttttgtttaatttgtggATTTTTTTTGCTTGTTTAATTTACacttgttaaatgataaaattttatttgtgatgtttattgatgaatattttatataattaattaatatttttatatttaaaattatttaatttgatttatttaatatatttaaatattttatatattaaatattttttaaaaacgttgataaatctaaaatgacACATTGAAACAAACTGGTTCCAGTATGTACCAATTTCAGTAAAATAATAATGTGTCCACTTATGTTATACTAATTACCATAAGTAGAAATTAAGCTAGAAATTGTGTTATAAGGTATCaagatttgtttaaaaaataaaacttaattaagctaagattttatattgaaatggattgaatttatttattttttggcttTAAAGAGGgattaaactatatttttatttaaaaaacgggttaaaaataaaattaaactactaaCATTTAAAAAGGGATTAAAAATATAGTAATGCCATAGGCCTAAGGCCTACCCTTTGATTATGCTTTGAAtgcaaataacaaaatttaaactgttAGATGGGTTTTAAACTAAtctattttgattaaattaaatttttaaaaaaaattggatgcGGAGAAGAGTAGGGTGATTAATTTTTCGGGGACAATAAGcataaatacattataataattACACGTGTTGCCTcacttattatataaaattatcattttgcccttaattgcaacttataaaagagtaaaaaatgtattataaataaacatatgttttatatttaaatatttaattgcctttaaaaatattgaaaatattataaataactagaaaaaattaaattaaaacaaagtttacatacattcaacattgataaaagtgataaagattttcaaaatttacatcTATTATAGAGTGGAGCAAATACTGATGCAAAACATACCAACTATAAAACTTCGCAACGTCTCTCCTTTATCATTTCCTTcgatgaaaagaaaatgatttaatttagtatatacttgttaaaaaaaaactaatacttTTAGaggataaaaaaaatccaaaggaGAGGTGATTTTGTTTTCAGGTGTTAATACTACATTTG
Protein-coding sequences here:
- the LOC107901197 gene encoding DELLA protein GAI-like; the encoded protein is MLRYDSTSSSAGSSSGSLSSSSSSSSSSKPPQQDIDGYKVRSSELRQVAQRLERLETAMGNSPADFSQLASDAILYNPSDLACWVDSLLTEFAEPPPTCSSDFIVDPVNNQTVVNSAWTAAEPHTPQVHQNITYDEQQSLDNQLTVVTAMEEDSGIRLVHMLMTCAECVQSGDLSLATSLIDDMQGLLTHVNTICGIGKVAGHFIDALSRRIFQGMGGGSVNGGSAFENEILYHHFYEACPYLKFAHFTANQAILEAFDGHDCVHVVDFNLMHGLQWPALIQALALRPGGPPLLRLTGIGPPPPDGRDSLREIGLRLAELARSVNVRFAFRGVAASRLEDVKPWMLQVNPKEAVAVNSIMQLHRLLGCEQTRNSPIDTVLSWIRGLNPKIMTVVEQEANHNQPGFLDRFTEALYYYSTMFDSLEACRIQPEKALAEIYIQREIGNVVSCEGSARVERHEPLAKWRRRLSGAGFRALRLGSNAFKQASMLLTLFSAEGYSVEENEGCLSLGWHSSPLIAASAWQAVPAWDNHMSSS
- the LOC107901197 gene encoding DELLA protein GAI-like isoform X1; amino-acid sequence: MGNSPADFSQLASDAILYNPSDLACWVDSLLTEFAEPPPTCSSDFIVDPVNNQTVVNSAWTAAEPHTPQVHQNITYDEQQSLDNQLTVVTAMEEDSGIRLVHMLMTCAECVQSGDLSLATSLIDDMQGLLTHVNTICGIGKVAGHFIDALSRRIFQGMGGGSVNGGSAFENEILYHHFYEACPYLKFAHFTANQAILEAFDGHDCVHVVDFNLMHGLQWPALIQALALRPGGPPLLRLTGIGPPPPDGRDSLREIGLRLAELARSVNVRFAFRGVAASRLEDVKPWMLQVNPKEAVAVNSIMQLHRLLGCEQTRNSPIDTVLSWIRGLNPKIMTVVEQEANHNQPGFLDRFTEALYYYSTMFDSLEACRIQPEKALAEIYIQREIGNVVSCEGSARVERHEPLAKWRRRLSGAGFRALRLGSNAFKQASMLLTLFSAEGYSVEENEGCLSLGWHSSPLIAASAWQAVPAWDNHMSSS